The Tenrec ecaudatus isolate mTenEca1 chromosome 7, mTenEca1.hap1, whole genome shotgun sequence genome window below encodes:
- the ETV7 gene encoding transcription factor ETV7: MLGDLGEDAAPDPGAGGASRSPTRESEAGLSLLPFEGGACSNPDTSHLGGRVLSRPPVGLAIGRRRQANRTTPPGRRGDRLRSLEHPACQLARAHRAHTRLATAGERCPATCPSLSPAKSGGPQRTAGESQPRALRRRRLGSAQPARPEAPSPPPVMQEGALVNSPPSSAAAGTPPPAPQAQTEWEAQVHLLPEEGICRLPGRLRIQPALWSQEDVLHWLRWAEQEYALERTGRHCFQMNGRALCILTKDDFRHRAPGSGDVLYELLQYIRTQRQALVCRPFFGAIFGQKTPEQQPPGTVQGDPRPSKVVVWKGLLQQPPDLRLSSSLSHLDVSSLAKWPLGREEPFSLPQCAEPDCRPEGVCPFPARPQVPIDGKLADCRLLWDYVYQLLSDARYEPYIKWEDKDAKVFRVVDPNGLARLWGNHKNRENMTYEKMSRALRHYYKLNIIKKEPGQKLLFRFLKTPGKTVRDQGSCLEPLERQGQDSTDFKEEML, encoded by the exons ATGCTTGGAGACCTGGGAGAAGACGCCGCTCCGGACCCGGGGGCTGGTGGGGCTTCCCGGAGCCCAACCAGGGAGAGCGAGGCGGGACTGTCACTGCTCCCGTTCGAGGGGGGCGCCTGCTCCAA TCCGGACACATCCCACCTGGGGGGCAGAGTCCTGTCCAGGCCACCTGTGGGGCTGGCGATCGGCCGGCGACGCCAAGCGAACCGGACCACGCCCCCGGGCCGGCGAGGAGACA GACTGCGATCGCTGGAGCACCCCGCGTGCCAGCTCGCTCGCGCGCACCGAGCGCACACCCGCCTGGCCACGGCTGGGGAGCGCTGCCCTGCCACGTGCCCTTCTCTTTCCCCGGCCAAGTCAGGGGGCCCGCAGAGGACGGCCGGGGAGTCCCAGCCTCGCGCCCTCCGCCGTCGCCGCCTGGGGAGCGCTCAGCCCGCAAGGCCGGAGGCGCCCTCACCTCCACCTGTCATGCAG GAGGGAGCATTGGTGAACTCTCCTCCAAGTTCAGCAGCAGCCGGCACGccacccccagccccgcaagCACAGACCGAATGGGAAGCTCAAGTGCATCTGCTGCCTGAGGAGGGGATCTGCAGACTGCCCGGAAGGCTCC GCATCCAGCCAGCGCTCTGGAGCCAGGAGGACGTCCTGCACTGGCTGCGGTGGGCAGAGCAGGAGTATGCTCTGGAGCGCACAGGAAGGCACTGCTTCCAGATGAATGGCCGTGCCCTCTGCATCCTCACCAAGGACGACTTCCGGCACCGTGCTCCAGGCTCAG GCGACGTTCTGTATGAGCTGCTCCAGTACATCCGGACCCAGCGGCAAGCCCTGGTGTGCAGACCCTTCTTTGGAGCCATTTTTGGGCAGAAGACGCCAGAGCAGCAGCCTCCTGGCACCGTGCAAG GAGATCCCAGGCCCTCGAAGGTGGTCGTCTGGAAGGGCCTGCTGCAGCAGCCACCAGACCTGAGGCTTTCCAGCTCCTTGAGCCACCTGGATGTCTCCAGCCTGGCCAAGTGGCCCCTTGGCAGAGAGGAGCCCTTCTCCTTACCTCAGTGTGCAGAGCCCGACTGTAGGCCTGAGGGGGTCTGCCCCTTCCCTGCCAGGCCACAGGTGCCCATCGACGGCAAGCTGGCTG ACTGCCGGCTGCTGTGGGATTACGTGTACCAGCTCCTCTCTGACGCCAGGTACGAACCTTACATCAAGTGGGAAGACAAAGATGCTAAAGTCTTCCGAGTTGTGGATCCCAACGGGCTGGCCAGACTCTGGGGAAACCACAAG AACCGGGAGAACATGACCTATGAGAAAATGTCACGTGCCCTGCGCCACTACTATAAGCTGAACATCATTAAGAAGGAGCCTGGGCAGAAGCTGCTGTTCAG ATTTCTAAAGACCCCAGGGAAGACCGTTCGGGACCAGGGTAGCTGTCTGGAGCCACTGGAGAGGCAGGGGCAGGACAGTACGGATTTCAAAGAAGAGATGCTTTGA